From Clostridium cylindrosporum DSM 605, the proteins below share one genomic window:
- a CDS encoding pyruvate kinase, with protein MYLICSMGPKINTIADIERLVNAGMTTSRFNFSHSQYSKIEKLIKDIKRNYPSVQIMQDLQGNKLRVSKRFVGEVLIKKGEKVLFCLDDMYINRFKVSKYPLIPINYEGDFLDLLGAREIFMKDATMHFRIIKKDSRFIMAEAVKGGVIREEKGINLPGIDRKRLRISEKDKKDIEWGVKKGVDIICASYVSGKKDIEDVRRCIESYSNIEGFKYPKVWSKIECQEGMDNIDEILKISDGIMLGRGDLKAEVPYYMIPIIQEGLLKKMKNSDKPFVIATYVLESSKKEKMPTIGELNDIYNSIKLGVNGFMLAGEVGTSNNPSFGVEILKDLIEKYTK; from the coding sequence ATGTATCTGATTTGCTCCATGGGACCTAAAATAAATACTATAGCTGATATTGAAAGGTTAGTTAATGCAGGTATGACTACTTCAAGATTTAACTTTTCTCATTCGCAATATAGTAAAATAGAAAAACTTATTAAAGACATAAAAAGAAATTATCCAAGTGTCCAAATAATGCAAGATTTACAAGGGAATAAACTTAGAGTTTCGAAAAGGTTTGTAGGAGAAGTTCTTATTAAAAAAGGTGAAAAGGTATTATTCTGTCTTGATGATATGTATATAAATAGATTCAAAGTATCAAAGTATCCTCTTATTCCAATTAATTATGAAGGGGACTTTTTAGATCTTTTAGGTGCTAGAGAGATATTTATGAAGGATGCAACTATGCATTTTAGGATAATTAAAAAGGATTCAAGATTTATTATGGCAGAGGCAGTAAAAGGCGGGGTTATAAGGGAGGAAAAAGGGATTAATCTTCCAGGTATAGATAGAAAAAGGCTTCGGATTTCTGAAAAAGATAAAAAGGATATTGAATGGGGAGTAAAAAAAGGTGTTGATATTATATGTGCATCCTATGTATCAGGAAAAAAGGATATAGAAGATGTTAGAAGGTGCATTGAAAGTTACTCTAATATAGAAGGATTTAAGTATCCTAAGGTTTGGTCCAAAATAGAATGTCAAGAAGGCATGGATAATATTGACGAAATTCTAAAGATAAGTGATGGCATAATGCTAGGGCGTGGTGATCTTAAAGCTGAGGTTCCATATTACATGATACCTATTATTCAAGAAGGCCTTTTAAAGAAAATGAAGAATAGTGATAAACCATTTGTTATTGCTACATATGTTTTAGAATCATCTAAAAAGGAAAAAATGCCTACAATTGGAGAACTAAATGATATATATAATTCTATTAAGCTAGGGGTTAATGGATTTATGTTAGCTGGGGAAGTAGGTACATCGAATAATCCAAGTTTTGGGGTGGAGATTTTAAAGGATCTTATAGAAAAATATACTAAATAA
- the fsa gene encoding fructose-6-phosphate aldolase — protein sequence MKLFIDTANVEEIREAESWGIISGVTTNPSLIAKEGRDFVQVVREIAEIVNGPISAEVISLESQGMINEGRELSKIHQNIVVKIPMTIEGLKAVKVLSSEGIKTNVTLIFSSAQALLAAKSGATYVSPFVGRLDDVGQEGIKLIEEIVSMFEIHGIETEIISASIRHPIHAINSALAGSHISTVPFKVLKQMTQHPQTDIGIEKFMKDWESFEK from the coding sequence GTGAAACTTTTTATTGATACTGCAAATGTCGAAGAAATTAGAGAAGCAGAAAGCTGGGGGATAATATCCGGAGTTACAACTAATCCTTCACTTATAGCTAAAGAGGGTAGAGATTTTGTTCAGGTTGTTCGTGAGATAGCTGAAATAGTTAATGGACCTATTAGTGCGGAGGTTATAAGTCTTGAGTCGCAAGGCATGATTAATGAAGGACGTGAACTTTCAAAGATACATCAAAATATAGTAGTAAAAATTCCTATGACAATTGAAGGTCTTAAAGCTGTAAAGGTTCTTTCAAGTGAAGGAATTAAGACAAATGTTACTCTTATTTTCTCATCAGCACAGGCATTACTTGCTGCGAAAAGTGGTGCAACATATGTTAGTCCTTTTGTTGGCAGATTAGATGATGTAGGTCAAGAAGGGATAAAGCTAATAGAGGAGATAGTTTCTATGTTTGAAATACATGGTATAGAAACAGAAATTATTTCCGCAAGCATAAGACATCCTATTCATGCTATTAACTCAGCTCTAGCTGGAAGTCATATATCAACAGTTCCTTTTAAAGTACTAAAACAAATGACTCAGCATCCACAAACTGATATAGGTATTGAAAAGTTTATGAAGGATTGGGAAAGTTTTGAAAAATAG
- a CDS encoding DUF1934 domain-containing protein, whose translation MKSKSKKVMITVKTIQSFGEEVEEIELVTEGLFSKLNDIYIAEYEESEISGMKGTKTSIKIGSDEVNLFREGTTTSHLLFKLGNDHISLYGTEHGAFEVVVKPGRVSIDVNECGGRVELDYIIETQGTNISENKLVLTIEEIN comes from the coding sequence GTGAAGAGTAAATCAAAGAAGGTTATGATCACTGTAAAGACTATTCAAAGCTTTGGTGAAGAAGTTGAAGAAATAGAACTAGTTACTGAAGGGTTATTTAGTAAGCTTAATGATATTTATATTGCTGAATATGAGGAAAGTGAAATTTCAGGAATGAAGGGAACTAAGACTAGTATTAAGATAGGCTCTGATGAGGTGAATTTATTTAGAGAGGGTACAACTACATCACATTTGCTTTTTAAATTAGGTAATGATCATATAAGCCTTTATGGTACTGAACATGGAGCCTTTGAGGTTGTAGTAAAGCCAGGAAGAGTTAGTATTGACGTTAACGAATGCGGTGGAAGAGTTGAACTTGATTATATTATAGAAACCCAGGGTACAAATATTAGCGAAAATAAATTGGTATTAACAATTGAAGAAATAAATTAA
- the murI gene encoding glutamate racemase gives MMRKPIGVFDSGIGGLTVAKEIMNILPNEDIVYFGDTARVPYGNKSKETIKKFSLQISRFLETKDVKAIVIACNTASAFALQAVRENFNIPIIGVISPGARAAVSATRNNKIGIIGTEGTVSSGAYSKEITSIKEGTEIFSTPCPLFVPIAEEGWSEKKVSYMIAEEYLENMKTLGVDTLVMGCTHYPLLNKVVQDVMGDKVKLINPAKETALELLDRLTEMDLKNDEDVKGEYKYYVSDNSSKFIEVGERFLNREIDNILEIDIEKY, from the coding sequence GTGATGAGAAAGCCAATAGGAGTATTCGACTCAGGAATCGGAGGACTTACTGTTGCAAAGGAAATAATGAACATACTACCGAATGAAGATATAGTTTATTTTGGAGATACTGCAAGGGTACCCTATGGGAATAAATCTAAGGAAACTATAAAAAAGTTTTCACTTCAAATATCTAGATTTTTAGAAACAAAGGATGTTAAGGCTATTGTTATAGCTTGTAATACAGCATCTGCCTTTGCCCTTCAAGCTGTAAGGGAGAATTTTAACATTCCTATAATTGGTGTTATTTCTCCAGGGGCTAGAGCAGCTGTAAGTGCTACAAGAAATAATAAAATAGGTATTATTGGGACAGAAGGAACAGTTTCAAGTGGTGCTTATTCTAAAGAGATAACTTCTATTAAAGAAGGTACTGAAATTTTTTCAACTCCATGTCCTTTATTTGTTCCTATAGCAGAGGAAGGATGGAGTGAAAAAAAGGTTTCATATATGATAGCTGAGGAATACTTAGAAAATATGAAGACTCTTGGAGTTGATACTCTTGTTATGGGATGTACACACTATCCTTTGCTAAATAAGGTTGTTCAAGATGTTATGGGGGATAAAGTTAAGCTTATTAATCCAGCCAAGGAAACAGCTTTAGAACTTTTAGATAGGTTAACTGAAATGGATTTGAAAAATGATGAAGATGTTAAAGGAGAATATAAGTATTATGTAAGTGACAATTCATCTAAGTTCATAGAAGTTGGGGAGAGGTTCCTAAATAGAGAGATTGATAATATACTAGAGATAGATATAGAGAAATATTAA
- the ypeB gene encoding germination protein YpeB, with translation MFKRQTLISLAVIIAIIGIISFGTVIYTENKAYKNYIQAQYQMRIYSLLENVKNMQVSLSKATVSQTPGQRVLLFEEISRQAEGAKNELHNLPLANESIAQTSKFLTQVSDYTYTLVKNTNRGADIDPKEAKTIEELKDYSSYLTLQLQSLEKDVAEGKIDWKQIKDQVSGNVNSALKENNVDIKFQNISNQMNDYPTLIYDGPFSDKVLNIKPKILEEKLVSKDVALQNAKDAIGADKIQGIKFTGESSRMNIPAYTFAANTKGEKNSTVNIAISKNGGKIIYMLNNRDVKTDKLSVKDAVIKGREYMKSKGYQDMIPLYALRYDNVAIINYVYVKDSVVIYADQIKIKVALDNGEVVGVEASTYLKDHSKQRYIPKPKIDYKKYQDQISKKLKVENIRLAYIPIDSSREVLCYEYVASKDGEKYIIYINAETGKEENILKVIETPNGELTM, from the coding sequence ATGTTTAAACGTCAAACACTTATTTCTTTAGCTGTTATTATAGCGATTATCGGAATAATAAGCTTTGGTACAGTTATATATACAGAAAACAAAGCCTACAAAAACTATATTCAGGCACAGTATCAAATGAGGATTTATAGTCTTTTGGAAAATGTAAAGAATATGCAGGTGTCTTTATCTAAGGCAACTGTATCCCAAACTCCAGGTCAAAGAGTATTGTTATTTGAAGAAATATCTAGGCAGGCAGAGGGAGCTAAAAATGAACTACATAACTTGCCACTTGCCAATGAATCCATAGCTCAAACCTCTAAGTTTTTAACGCAAGTTTCAGATTATACATATACATTAGTAAAGAACACTAATAGAGGAGCTGATATAGATCCTAAGGAAGCTAAGACAATAGAGGAACTTAAAGACTATTCTTCATATCTAACTCTTCAATTACAGTCTCTTGAGAAGGATGTAGCTGAGGGTAAGATAGATTGGAAGCAAATAAAGGATCAAGTTAGTGGCAATGTAAATAGTGCTTTAAAGGAAAATAATGTAGATATTAAATTTCAAAATATATCTAATCAAATGAATGATTATCCTACTCTTATTTATGATGGACCTTTCTCTGATAAAGTACTTAACATAAAACCTAAGATTTTAGAAGAGAAACTTGTATCGAAGGATGTAGCACTTCAAAATGCAAAGGATGCTATTGGTGCTGATAAAATTCAAGGTATTAAGTTTACAGGTGAATCAAGTAGGATGAATATTCCAGCCTACACCTTTGCTGCAAACACAAAGGGTGAAAAGAATTCTACAGTTAATATAGCTATAAGTAAAAACGGTGGTAAGATAATCTACATGCTTAATAATCGTGATGTAAAAACTGATAAATTATCAGTAAAGGATGCGGTTATCAAGGGTAGGGAATATATGAAGTCTAAAGGGTATCAAGATATGATACCACTATATGCATTAAGATATGACAACGTAGCAATAATTAATTACGTATACGTAAAGGATAGCGTTGTTATATATGCTGACCAAATTAAAATTAAGGTTGCCCTTGATAATGGTGAAGTAGTAGGTGTGGAAGCAAGTACATATCTTAAAGATCACAGTAAACAAAGATATATACCAAAGCCAAAAATTGACTACAAAAAATACCAGGATCAAATTTCAAAAAAATTAAAGGTAGAAAATATTAGATTAGCATATATTCCTATAGATTCAAGTAGAGAAGTTCTATGCTATGAATATGTAGCAAGTAAAGATGGTGAAAAGTATATAATCTATATAAACGCTGAAACAGGTAAGGAAGAGAATATTCTAAAGGTTATAGAAACACCAAATGGTGAATTGACTATGTAA
- the sleB gene encoding spore cortex-lytic enzyme has protein sequence MRKLSLFLMLSLIVLFSGISITDYRKSTGSVPVAIYNVGSSSSTIKKLEQNLKWLGFFNGTPDNYYGYDTFEAVKKLQRDRGIKVDGIAGDKTLATLGISSGSSDKDTKPSDSNKEGSTSLSRTDELLLARAINGESRGEPYEGQVAVGAVIMNRVSDARFPNSVAGVVYQPGAFSSINDGQINADLEAAPKKAARDAINGWDPSGGCLYFYNPAKTQNKWIRSRPIVIVIGSHRFTK, from the coding sequence ATGAGAAAACTTTCGCTATTTTTAATGTTATCACTTATAGTACTATTTTCAGGAATTTCTATAACTGACTATAGAAAGAGTACAGGGTCGGTACCTGTGGCTATATACAATGTAGGCTCAAGTAGTAGCACTATTAAAAAGCTTGAGCAGAATCTAAAATGGCTTGGATTCTTTAATGGTACTCCAGATAACTACTATGGTTATGATACCTTCGAGGCTGTTAAAAAGCTTCAACGAGACAGAGGTATAAAGGTAGATGGAATTGCTGGAGATAAAACATTAGCTACACTTGGAATATCAAGTGGCAGTAGTGATAAGGATACTAAACCATCAGATTCAAATAAAGAAGGAAGTACAAGTTTGTCAAGGACAGATGAATTGTTATTAGCTAGGGCTATTAATGGAGAGTCTAGAGGGGAACCATATGAAGGTCAAGTAGCTGTAGGTGCAGTTATAATGAATAGGGTTTCAGATGCTAGATTTCCAAATAGCGTCGCAGGTGTTGTTTACCAACCAGGAGCATTTTCCTCAATAAATGATGGACAGATTAATGCTGACTTAGAAGCAGCACCTAAAAAGGCTGCAAGAGATGCAATTAATGGATGGGACCCATCAGGCGGATGTTTGTATTTTTATAATCCTGCTAAAACCCAAAATAAATGGATAAGATCAAGACCTATTGTAATAGTAATCGGAAGTCATAGATTTACTAAATAA